The Capra hircus breed San Clemente chromosome 25, ASM170441v1, whole genome shotgun sequence genome has a window encoding:
- the ZNF205 gene encoding zinc finger protein 205 isoform X6: protein MTPGHGHSCQEMLSESEGPVPLGEARESPRIKVEPEEPHPEGVLPETRAQGARGWVPLSQGAKEKVCFLPGGAPPAPQIPVLSREGRTRDRQMATALLTAWSQMPVTFEDVALYLSREEWGRLDHTQQSFYREVLQKRSGLSLGFPFNRPFWASQVQGKGEAPGSSRQLGHEEEKRGVVEADKEELAASLGALGDAKAFKSPSCRVGRAQGEAPRCGQRAASGQNSGPAKDNVQPCPVEEAQPESAPPDTDLPKTQEGHFPEQPREGETAAPESSEEGLALDSEVGKKTYKCEQCGKAFSWHSHLVTHRRTHTGEKPYACTDCGKRFGRSSHLIQHQIIHTGEKPYTCPSCWKSFSHHSTLIQHQRIHTGEKPYVCDRCAKRFTRRSDLVTHQGTHTGAKPHKCPICGKCFTQSSALVTHQRTHTGVKPYPCPECGKCFSQRSNLIAHNRTHTGEKPYHCLDCGKSFSHSSHLTAHQRTHRGVRPYSCPLCGKSFSRRSNLHRHEKIHTAGPKALAMLMLGAAGALAAPPPPPT from the exons ATG ACTCCAGGTCATGGGCATTCTTGTCAAGAAATGCTCTCTGAGTCAGAGGGGCCAGTGCCTCTAGGAGAGGCCCGGGAGTCACCCCGCATCAAGGTGGAGCCAGAGGAGCCACACCCTGAAGGGGTGTTGCCGGAGACCAGAGCTCAAGGAGCACGGGGCTGGGTGCCCCTAAGCCAGGGCGCTAAGGAGAAAGTGTGtttcctgcctggaggag cccccccagccccccagatTCCTGTGCTCTCCCGCGAGGGGAGGACCAGAGACCGGCAGATGGCCACGGCGCTGCTCACTGCCTGGTCCCAG ATGCCGGTGACCTTTGAGGACGTGGCTCTGTACCTCTCCCGGGAGGAATGGGGACGGCTGGACCACACCCAGCAGAGCTTCTACAGGGAGGTCCTGCAGAAAAGGAGCGGGCTGTCCTTGG GGTTTCCCTTCAACAGACCTTTCTGGGCCTCTCAAGTGCAGGGCAAGGGCGAGGCCCCGGGCTCCAGCAGGCAGTTGGGAcatgaggaggagaaaagag GAGTGGTAGAGGCAGACAAGGAGGAGCTGGCTGCATCCCTGGGAGCCCTTGGCGATGCAAAGGCCTTCAAAAGTCCTTCCTGCAGAGTGGGAAGAGCCCAGGGGGAGGCCCCGCGGTGCGGGCAGCGAGCAGCCAGCGGCCAGAACTCAGGGCCAGCCAAGGACAATGTGCAGCCCTGTCCCGTGGAGGAGGCACAGCCGGAATCAGCCCCGCCTGATACCGACCTCCCGAAAACCCAGGAGGGCCACTTCCCAGAGCAGCCCAGAGAAGGGGAGACGGCCGCCCCCGAGAGCAGCGAGGAGGGCCTGGCGCTGGACAGCGAGGTGGGCAAGAAGACGTACAAGTGCGAGCAGTGCGGCAAGGCCTTCAGCTGGCACTCACACCTGGTGACGCACCGGCGCACGcacacgggcgagaagccctACGCCTGCACGGACTGCGGCAAGCGCTTCGGCCGCAGCTCGCACCTGATCCAGCACCAGATCATCcacacgggcgagaagccctACACCTGCCCGTCCTGCTGGAAGAGCTTCAGCCACCACTCGACGCTGATCCAGCACCAGCGCATCcacacgggcgagaagccctACGTGTGCGACCGCTGCGCCAAGCGCTTCACCCGCCGCTCGGACCTGGTCACCCACCAGGGCACCCACACGGGCGCCAAGCCGCACAAGTGCCCCATCTGTGGCAAGTGCTTCACGCAGAGCTCGGCCCTGGTCACCCACCAGCGCACCCACACCGGGGTCAAGCCCTACCCATGCCCCGAGTGCGGTAAGTGCTTCAGCCAGCGATCCAACCTCATTGCGCACAACCGCACGCACACCGGCGAGAAGCCCTACCACTGCCTCGACTGCGGCAAGAGCTTCAGCCACAGCTCGCACCTCACCGCGCACCAGCGCACCCACCGCGGCGTCCGGCCCTACTCCTGCCCGCTGTGCGGCAAGAGCTTTAGCCGGCGTTCCAACCTGCATCGGCACGAGAAGATCCACACGGCGGGGCCCAAGGCCCTGGCCATGCTGATGCTGGGGGCGGCCGGGGCTCTGGCAGCACCCCCGCCTCCCCCTACCtag
- the ZNF205 gene encoding zinc finger protein 205 isoform X2, protein MCRRRWLISFCSSRLLARSWRGLGQHEHKTTQRCFLALRFKKMSADDRGIRATQNKERARETPGHGHSCQEMLSESEGPVPLGEARESPRIKVEPEEPHPEGVLPETRAQGARGWVPLSQGAKEKVCFLPGGAPPAPQIPVLSREGRTRDRQMATALLTAWSQMPVTFEDVALYLSREEWGRLDHTQQSFYREVLQKRSGLSLGFPFNRPFWASQVQGKGEAPGSSRQLGHEEEKRGVVEADKEELAASLGALGDAKAFKSPSCRVGRAQGEAPRCGQRAASGQNSGPAKDNVQPCPVEEAQPESAPPDTDLPKTQEGHFPEQPREGETAAPESSEEGLALDSEVGKKTYKCEQCGKAFSWHSHLVTHRRTHTGEKPYACTDCGKRFGRSSHLIQHQIIHTGEKPYTCPSCWKSFSHHSTLIQHQRIHTGEKPYVCDRCAKRFTRRSDLVTHQGTHTGAKPHKCPICGKCFTQSSALVTHQRTHTGVKPYPCPECGKCFSQRSNLIAHNRTHTGEKPYHCLDCGKSFSHSSHLTAHQRTHRGVRPYSCPLCGKSFSRRSNLHRHEKIHTAGPKALAMLMLGAAGALAAPPPPPT, encoded by the exons ATGTGCAGGAGACGCTGGCTGATTTCCTTCTGCTCCTCCAGGCTCCTGGCCAGAAGCTGGAGGGGGCTTGGCCAACACGAGCACAAAACGACTCAACGGTGCTTTCTGgctctgagatttaaaaaaatgtctgcaGACGACAGAGGCATCCGGGCTACCCAGAACAAGGAGAGAGCCCGAGAG ACTCCAGGTCATGGGCATTCTTGTCAAGAAATGCTCTCTGAGTCAGAGGGGCCAGTGCCTCTAGGAGAGGCCCGGGAGTCACCCCGCATCAAGGTGGAGCCAGAGGAGCCACACCCTGAAGGGGTGTTGCCGGAGACCAGAGCTCAAGGAGCACGGGGCTGGGTGCCCCTAAGCCAGGGCGCTAAGGAGAAAGTGTGtttcctgcctggaggag cccccccagccccccagatTCCTGTGCTCTCCCGCGAGGGGAGGACCAGAGACCGGCAGATGGCCACGGCGCTGCTCACTGCCTGGTCCCAG ATGCCGGTGACCTTTGAGGACGTGGCTCTGTACCTCTCCCGGGAGGAATGGGGACGGCTGGACCACACCCAGCAGAGCTTCTACAGGGAGGTCCTGCAGAAAAGGAGCGGGCTGTCCTTGG GGTTTCCCTTCAACAGACCTTTCTGGGCCTCTCAAGTGCAGGGCAAGGGCGAGGCCCCGGGCTCCAGCAGGCAGTTGGGAcatgaggaggagaaaagag GAGTGGTAGAGGCAGACAAGGAGGAGCTGGCTGCATCCCTGGGAGCCCTTGGCGATGCAAAGGCCTTCAAAAGTCCTTCCTGCAGAGTGGGAAGAGCCCAGGGGGAGGCCCCGCGGTGCGGGCAGCGAGCAGCCAGCGGCCAGAACTCAGGGCCAGCCAAGGACAATGTGCAGCCCTGTCCCGTGGAGGAGGCACAGCCGGAATCAGCCCCGCCTGATACCGACCTCCCGAAAACCCAGGAGGGCCACTTCCCAGAGCAGCCCAGAGAAGGGGAGACGGCCGCCCCCGAGAGCAGCGAGGAGGGCCTGGCGCTGGACAGCGAGGTGGGCAAGAAGACGTACAAGTGCGAGCAGTGCGGCAAGGCCTTCAGCTGGCACTCACACCTGGTGACGCACCGGCGCACGcacacgggcgagaagccctACGCCTGCACGGACTGCGGCAAGCGCTTCGGCCGCAGCTCGCACCTGATCCAGCACCAGATCATCcacacgggcgagaagccctACACCTGCCCGTCCTGCTGGAAGAGCTTCAGCCACCACTCGACGCTGATCCAGCACCAGCGCATCcacacgggcgagaagccctACGTGTGCGACCGCTGCGCCAAGCGCTTCACCCGCCGCTCGGACCTGGTCACCCACCAGGGCACCCACACGGGCGCCAAGCCGCACAAGTGCCCCATCTGTGGCAAGTGCTTCACGCAGAGCTCGGCCCTGGTCACCCACCAGCGCACCCACACCGGGGTCAAGCCCTACCCATGCCCCGAGTGCGGTAAGTGCTTCAGCCAGCGATCCAACCTCATTGCGCACAACCGCACGCACACCGGCGAGAAGCCCTACCACTGCCTCGACTGCGGCAAGAGCTTCAGCCACAGCTCGCACCTCACCGCGCACCAGCGCACCCACCGCGGCGTCCGGCCCTACTCCTGCCCGCTGTGCGGCAAGAGCTTTAGCCGGCGTTCCAACCTGCATCGGCACGAGAAGATCCACACGGCGGGGCCCAAGGCCCTGGCCATGCTGATGCTGGGGGCGGCCGGGGCTCTGGCAGCACCCCCGCCTCCCCCTACCtag
- the ZNF205 gene encoding zinc finger protein 205 isoform X4, translated as MSADDRGIRATQNKERARETPGHGHSCQEMLSESEGPVPLGEARESPRIKVEPEEPHPEGVLPETRAQGARGWVPLSQGAKEKVCFLPGGAPPAPQIPVLSREGRTRDRQMATALLTAWSQMPVTFEDVALYLSREEWGRLDHTQQSFYREVLQKRSGLSLGFPFNRPFWASQVQGKGEAPGSSRQLGHEEEKRGVVEADKEELAASLGALGDAKAFKSPSCRVGRAQGEAPRCGQRAASGQNSGPAKDNVQPCPVEEAQPESAPPDTDLPKTQEGHFPEQPREGETAAPESSEEGLALDSEVGKKTYKCEQCGKAFSWHSHLVTHRRTHTGEKPYACTDCGKRFGRSSHLIQHQIIHTGEKPYTCPSCWKSFSHHSTLIQHQRIHTGEKPYVCDRCAKRFTRRSDLVTHQGTHTGAKPHKCPICGKCFTQSSALVTHQRTHTGVKPYPCPECGKCFSQRSNLIAHNRTHTGEKPYHCLDCGKSFSHSSHLTAHQRTHRGVRPYSCPLCGKSFSRRSNLHRHEKIHTAGPKALAMLMLGAAGALAAPPPPPT; from the exons atgtctgcaGACGACAGAGGCATCCGGGCTACCCAGAACAAGGAGAGAGCCCGAGAG ACTCCAGGTCATGGGCATTCTTGTCAAGAAATGCTCTCTGAGTCAGAGGGGCCAGTGCCTCTAGGAGAGGCCCGGGAGTCACCCCGCATCAAGGTGGAGCCAGAGGAGCCACACCCTGAAGGGGTGTTGCCGGAGACCAGAGCTCAAGGAGCACGGGGCTGGGTGCCCCTAAGCCAGGGCGCTAAGGAGAAAGTGTGtttcctgcctggaggag cccccccagccccccagatTCCTGTGCTCTCCCGCGAGGGGAGGACCAGAGACCGGCAGATGGCCACGGCGCTGCTCACTGCCTGGTCCCAG ATGCCGGTGACCTTTGAGGACGTGGCTCTGTACCTCTCCCGGGAGGAATGGGGACGGCTGGACCACACCCAGCAGAGCTTCTACAGGGAGGTCCTGCAGAAAAGGAGCGGGCTGTCCTTGG GGTTTCCCTTCAACAGACCTTTCTGGGCCTCTCAAGTGCAGGGCAAGGGCGAGGCCCCGGGCTCCAGCAGGCAGTTGGGAcatgaggaggagaaaagag GAGTGGTAGAGGCAGACAAGGAGGAGCTGGCTGCATCCCTGGGAGCCCTTGGCGATGCAAAGGCCTTCAAAAGTCCTTCCTGCAGAGTGGGAAGAGCCCAGGGGGAGGCCCCGCGGTGCGGGCAGCGAGCAGCCAGCGGCCAGAACTCAGGGCCAGCCAAGGACAATGTGCAGCCCTGTCCCGTGGAGGAGGCACAGCCGGAATCAGCCCCGCCTGATACCGACCTCCCGAAAACCCAGGAGGGCCACTTCCCAGAGCAGCCCAGAGAAGGGGAGACGGCCGCCCCCGAGAGCAGCGAGGAGGGCCTGGCGCTGGACAGCGAGGTGGGCAAGAAGACGTACAAGTGCGAGCAGTGCGGCAAGGCCTTCAGCTGGCACTCACACCTGGTGACGCACCGGCGCACGcacacgggcgagaagccctACGCCTGCACGGACTGCGGCAAGCGCTTCGGCCGCAGCTCGCACCTGATCCAGCACCAGATCATCcacacgggcgagaagccctACACCTGCCCGTCCTGCTGGAAGAGCTTCAGCCACCACTCGACGCTGATCCAGCACCAGCGCATCcacacgggcgagaagccctACGTGTGCGACCGCTGCGCCAAGCGCTTCACCCGCCGCTCGGACCTGGTCACCCACCAGGGCACCCACACGGGCGCCAAGCCGCACAAGTGCCCCATCTGTGGCAAGTGCTTCACGCAGAGCTCGGCCCTGGTCACCCACCAGCGCACCCACACCGGGGTCAAGCCCTACCCATGCCCCGAGTGCGGTAAGTGCTTCAGCCAGCGATCCAACCTCATTGCGCACAACCGCACGCACACCGGCGAGAAGCCCTACCACTGCCTCGACTGCGGCAAGAGCTTCAGCCACAGCTCGCACCTCACCGCGCACCAGCGCACCCACCGCGGCGTCCGGCCCTACTCCTGCCCGCTGTGCGGCAAGAGCTTTAGCCGGCGTTCCAACCTGCATCGGCACGAGAAGATCCACACGGCGGGGCCCAAGGCCCTGGCCATGCTGATGCTGGGGGCGGCCGGGGCTCTGGCAGCACCCCCGCCTCCCCCTACCtag
- the ZNF205 gene encoding zinc finger protein 205 isoform X1, whose product MCRRRWLISFCSSRLLARSWRGLGQHEHKTTQRCFLALRFKKMSADDRGIRATQNKERARETPGHGHSCQEMLSESEGPVPLGEARESPRIKVEPEEPHPEGVLPETRAQGARGWVPLSQGAKEKVCFLPGGAPPAPQIPVLSREGRTRDRQMATALLTAWSQMPVTFEDVALYLSREEWGRLDHTQQSFYREVLQKRSGLSLAGFPFNRPFWASQVQGKGEAPGSSRQLGHEEEKRGVVEADKEELAASLGALGDAKAFKSPSCRVGRAQGEAPRCGQRAASGQNSGPAKDNVQPCPVEEAQPESAPPDTDLPKTQEGHFPEQPREGETAAPESSEEGLALDSEVGKKTYKCEQCGKAFSWHSHLVTHRRTHTGEKPYACTDCGKRFGRSSHLIQHQIIHTGEKPYTCPSCWKSFSHHSTLIQHQRIHTGEKPYVCDRCAKRFTRRSDLVTHQGTHTGAKPHKCPICGKCFTQSSALVTHQRTHTGVKPYPCPECGKCFSQRSNLIAHNRTHTGEKPYHCLDCGKSFSHSSHLTAHQRTHRGVRPYSCPLCGKSFSRRSNLHRHEKIHTAGPKALAMLMLGAAGALAAPPPPPT is encoded by the exons ATGTGCAGGAGACGCTGGCTGATTTCCTTCTGCTCCTCCAGGCTCCTGGCCAGAAGCTGGAGGGGGCTTGGCCAACACGAGCACAAAACGACTCAACGGTGCTTTCTGgctctgagatttaaaaaaatgtctgcaGACGACAGAGGCATCCGGGCTACCCAGAACAAGGAGAGAGCCCGAGAG ACTCCAGGTCATGGGCATTCTTGTCAAGAAATGCTCTCTGAGTCAGAGGGGCCAGTGCCTCTAGGAGAGGCCCGGGAGTCACCCCGCATCAAGGTGGAGCCAGAGGAGCCACACCCTGAAGGGGTGTTGCCGGAGACCAGAGCTCAAGGAGCACGGGGCTGGGTGCCCCTAAGCCAGGGCGCTAAGGAGAAAGTGTGtttcctgcctggaggag cccccccagccccccagatTCCTGTGCTCTCCCGCGAGGGGAGGACCAGAGACCGGCAGATGGCCACGGCGCTGCTCACTGCCTGGTCCCAG ATGCCGGTGACCTTTGAGGACGTGGCTCTGTACCTCTCCCGGGAGGAATGGGGACGGCTGGACCACACCCAGCAGAGCTTCTACAGGGAGGTCCTGCAGAAAAGGAGCGGGCTGTCCTTGG CAGGGTTTCCCTTCAACAGACCTTTCTGGGCCTCTCAAGTGCAGGGCAAGGGCGAGGCCCCGGGCTCCAGCAGGCAGTTGGGAcatgaggaggagaaaagag GAGTGGTAGAGGCAGACAAGGAGGAGCTGGCTGCATCCCTGGGAGCCCTTGGCGATGCAAAGGCCTTCAAAAGTCCTTCCTGCAGAGTGGGAAGAGCCCAGGGGGAGGCCCCGCGGTGCGGGCAGCGAGCAGCCAGCGGCCAGAACTCAGGGCCAGCCAAGGACAATGTGCAGCCCTGTCCCGTGGAGGAGGCACAGCCGGAATCAGCCCCGCCTGATACCGACCTCCCGAAAACCCAGGAGGGCCACTTCCCAGAGCAGCCCAGAGAAGGGGAGACGGCCGCCCCCGAGAGCAGCGAGGAGGGCCTGGCGCTGGACAGCGAGGTGGGCAAGAAGACGTACAAGTGCGAGCAGTGCGGCAAGGCCTTCAGCTGGCACTCACACCTGGTGACGCACCGGCGCACGcacacgggcgagaagccctACGCCTGCACGGACTGCGGCAAGCGCTTCGGCCGCAGCTCGCACCTGATCCAGCACCAGATCATCcacacgggcgagaagccctACACCTGCCCGTCCTGCTGGAAGAGCTTCAGCCACCACTCGACGCTGATCCAGCACCAGCGCATCcacacgggcgagaagccctACGTGTGCGACCGCTGCGCCAAGCGCTTCACCCGCCGCTCGGACCTGGTCACCCACCAGGGCACCCACACGGGCGCCAAGCCGCACAAGTGCCCCATCTGTGGCAAGTGCTTCACGCAGAGCTCGGCCCTGGTCACCCACCAGCGCACCCACACCGGGGTCAAGCCCTACCCATGCCCCGAGTGCGGTAAGTGCTTCAGCCAGCGATCCAACCTCATTGCGCACAACCGCACGCACACCGGCGAGAAGCCCTACCACTGCCTCGACTGCGGCAAGAGCTTCAGCCACAGCTCGCACCTCACCGCGCACCAGCGCACCCACCGCGGCGTCCGGCCCTACTCCTGCCCGCTGTGCGGCAAGAGCTTTAGCCGGCGTTCCAACCTGCATCGGCACGAGAAGATCCACACGGCGGGGCCCAAGGCCCTGGCCATGCTGATGCTGGGGGCGGCCGGGGCTCTGGCAGCACCCCCGCCTCCCCCTACCtag
- the ZNF205 gene encoding zinc finger protein 205 isoform X3, translated as MSADDRGIRATQNKERARETPGHGHSCQEMLSESEGPVPLGEARESPRIKVEPEEPHPEGVLPETRAQGARGWVPLSQGAKEKVCFLPGGAPPAPQIPVLSREGRTRDRQMATALLTAWSQMPVTFEDVALYLSREEWGRLDHTQQSFYREVLQKRSGLSLAGFPFNRPFWASQVQGKGEAPGSSRQLGHEEEKRGVVEADKEELAASLGALGDAKAFKSPSCRVGRAQGEAPRCGQRAASGQNSGPAKDNVQPCPVEEAQPESAPPDTDLPKTQEGHFPEQPREGETAAPESSEEGLALDSEVGKKTYKCEQCGKAFSWHSHLVTHRRTHTGEKPYACTDCGKRFGRSSHLIQHQIIHTGEKPYTCPSCWKSFSHHSTLIQHQRIHTGEKPYVCDRCAKRFTRRSDLVTHQGTHTGAKPHKCPICGKCFTQSSALVTHQRTHTGVKPYPCPECGKCFSQRSNLIAHNRTHTGEKPYHCLDCGKSFSHSSHLTAHQRTHRGVRPYSCPLCGKSFSRRSNLHRHEKIHTAGPKALAMLMLGAAGALAAPPPPPT; from the exons atgtctgcaGACGACAGAGGCATCCGGGCTACCCAGAACAAGGAGAGAGCCCGAGAG ACTCCAGGTCATGGGCATTCTTGTCAAGAAATGCTCTCTGAGTCAGAGGGGCCAGTGCCTCTAGGAGAGGCCCGGGAGTCACCCCGCATCAAGGTGGAGCCAGAGGAGCCACACCCTGAAGGGGTGTTGCCGGAGACCAGAGCTCAAGGAGCACGGGGCTGGGTGCCCCTAAGCCAGGGCGCTAAGGAGAAAGTGTGtttcctgcctggaggag cccccccagccccccagatTCCTGTGCTCTCCCGCGAGGGGAGGACCAGAGACCGGCAGATGGCCACGGCGCTGCTCACTGCCTGGTCCCAG ATGCCGGTGACCTTTGAGGACGTGGCTCTGTACCTCTCCCGGGAGGAATGGGGACGGCTGGACCACACCCAGCAGAGCTTCTACAGGGAGGTCCTGCAGAAAAGGAGCGGGCTGTCCTTGG CAGGGTTTCCCTTCAACAGACCTTTCTGGGCCTCTCAAGTGCAGGGCAAGGGCGAGGCCCCGGGCTCCAGCAGGCAGTTGGGAcatgaggaggagaaaagag GAGTGGTAGAGGCAGACAAGGAGGAGCTGGCTGCATCCCTGGGAGCCCTTGGCGATGCAAAGGCCTTCAAAAGTCCTTCCTGCAGAGTGGGAAGAGCCCAGGGGGAGGCCCCGCGGTGCGGGCAGCGAGCAGCCAGCGGCCAGAACTCAGGGCCAGCCAAGGACAATGTGCAGCCCTGTCCCGTGGAGGAGGCACAGCCGGAATCAGCCCCGCCTGATACCGACCTCCCGAAAACCCAGGAGGGCCACTTCCCAGAGCAGCCCAGAGAAGGGGAGACGGCCGCCCCCGAGAGCAGCGAGGAGGGCCTGGCGCTGGACAGCGAGGTGGGCAAGAAGACGTACAAGTGCGAGCAGTGCGGCAAGGCCTTCAGCTGGCACTCACACCTGGTGACGCACCGGCGCACGcacacgggcgagaagccctACGCCTGCACGGACTGCGGCAAGCGCTTCGGCCGCAGCTCGCACCTGATCCAGCACCAGATCATCcacacgggcgagaagccctACACCTGCCCGTCCTGCTGGAAGAGCTTCAGCCACCACTCGACGCTGATCCAGCACCAGCGCATCcacacgggcgagaagccctACGTGTGCGACCGCTGCGCCAAGCGCTTCACCCGCCGCTCGGACCTGGTCACCCACCAGGGCACCCACACGGGCGCCAAGCCGCACAAGTGCCCCATCTGTGGCAAGTGCTTCACGCAGAGCTCGGCCCTGGTCACCCACCAGCGCACCCACACCGGGGTCAAGCCCTACCCATGCCCCGAGTGCGGTAAGTGCTTCAGCCAGCGATCCAACCTCATTGCGCACAACCGCACGCACACCGGCGAGAAGCCCTACCACTGCCTCGACTGCGGCAAGAGCTTCAGCCACAGCTCGCACCTCACCGCGCACCAGCGCACCCACCGCGGCGTCCGGCCCTACTCCTGCCCGCTGTGCGGCAAGAGCTTTAGCCGGCGTTCCAACCTGCATCGGCACGAGAAGATCCACACGGCGGGGCCCAAGGCCCTGGCCATGCTGATGCTGGGGGCGGCCGGGGCTCTGGCAGCACCCCCGCCTCCCCCTACCtag
- the ZNF205 gene encoding zinc finger protein 205 isoform X5: MTPGHGHSCQEMLSESEGPVPLGEARESPRIKVEPEEPHPEGVLPETRAQGARGWVPLSQGAKEKVCFLPGGAPPAPQIPVLSREGRTRDRQMATALLTAWSQMPVTFEDVALYLSREEWGRLDHTQQSFYREVLQKRSGLSLAGFPFNRPFWASQVQGKGEAPGSSRQLGHEEEKRGVVEADKEELAASLGALGDAKAFKSPSCRVGRAQGEAPRCGQRAASGQNSGPAKDNVQPCPVEEAQPESAPPDTDLPKTQEGHFPEQPREGETAAPESSEEGLALDSEVGKKTYKCEQCGKAFSWHSHLVTHRRTHTGEKPYACTDCGKRFGRSSHLIQHQIIHTGEKPYTCPSCWKSFSHHSTLIQHQRIHTGEKPYVCDRCAKRFTRRSDLVTHQGTHTGAKPHKCPICGKCFTQSSALVTHQRTHTGVKPYPCPECGKCFSQRSNLIAHNRTHTGEKPYHCLDCGKSFSHSSHLTAHQRTHRGVRPYSCPLCGKSFSRRSNLHRHEKIHTAGPKALAMLMLGAAGALAAPPPPPT, encoded by the exons ATG ACTCCAGGTCATGGGCATTCTTGTCAAGAAATGCTCTCTGAGTCAGAGGGGCCAGTGCCTCTAGGAGAGGCCCGGGAGTCACCCCGCATCAAGGTGGAGCCAGAGGAGCCACACCCTGAAGGGGTGTTGCCGGAGACCAGAGCTCAAGGAGCACGGGGCTGGGTGCCCCTAAGCCAGGGCGCTAAGGAGAAAGTGTGtttcctgcctggaggag cccccccagccccccagatTCCTGTGCTCTCCCGCGAGGGGAGGACCAGAGACCGGCAGATGGCCACGGCGCTGCTCACTGCCTGGTCCCAG ATGCCGGTGACCTTTGAGGACGTGGCTCTGTACCTCTCCCGGGAGGAATGGGGACGGCTGGACCACACCCAGCAGAGCTTCTACAGGGAGGTCCTGCAGAAAAGGAGCGGGCTGTCCTTGG CAGGGTTTCCCTTCAACAGACCTTTCTGGGCCTCTCAAGTGCAGGGCAAGGGCGAGGCCCCGGGCTCCAGCAGGCAGTTGGGAcatgaggaggagaaaagag GAGTGGTAGAGGCAGACAAGGAGGAGCTGGCTGCATCCCTGGGAGCCCTTGGCGATGCAAAGGCCTTCAAAAGTCCTTCCTGCAGAGTGGGAAGAGCCCAGGGGGAGGCCCCGCGGTGCGGGCAGCGAGCAGCCAGCGGCCAGAACTCAGGGCCAGCCAAGGACAATGTGCAGCCCTGTCCCGTGGAGGAGGCACAGCCGGAATCAGCCCCGCCTGATACCGACCTCCCGAAAACCCAGGAGGGCCACTTCCCAGAGCAGCCCAGAGAAGGGGAGACGGCCGCCCCCGAGAGCAGCGAGGAGGGCCTGGCGCTGGACAGCGAGGTGGGCAAGAAGACGTACAAGTGCGAGCAGTGCGGCAAGGCCTTCAGCTGGCACTCACACCTGGTGACGCACCGGCGCACGcacacgggcgagaagccctACGCCTGCACGGACTGCGGCAAGCGCTTCGGCCGCAGCTCGCACCTGATCCAGCACCAGATCATCcacacgggcgagaagccctACACCTGCCCGTCCTGCTGGAAGAGCTTCAGCCACCACTCGACGCTGATCCAGCACCAGCGCATCcacacgggcgagaagccctACGTGTGCGACCGCTGCGCCAAGCGCTTCACCCGCCGCTCGGACCTGGTCACCCACCAGGGCACCCACACGGGCGCCAAGCCGCACAAGTGCCCCATCTGTGGCAAGTGCTTCACGCAGAGCTCGGCCCTGGTCACCCACCAGCGCACCCACACCGGGGTCAAGCCCTACCCATGCCCCGAGTGCGGTAAGTGCTTCAGCCAGCGATCCAACCTCATTGCGCACAACCGCACGCACACCGGCGAGAAGCCCTACCACTGCCTCGACTGCGGCAAGAGCTTCAGCCACAGCTCGCACCTCACCGCGCACCAGCGCACCCACCGCGGCGTCCGGCCCTACTCCTGCCCGCTGTGCGGCAAGAGCTTTAGCCGGCGTTCCAACCTGCATCGGCACGAGAAGATCCACACGGCGGGGCCCAAGGCCCTGGCCATGCTGATGCTGGGGGCGGCCGGGGCTCTGGCAGCACCCCCGCCTCCCCCTACCtag